From one Bacteroides fragilis NCTC 9343 genomic stretch:
- a CDS encoding RagB/SusD family nutrient uptake outer membrane protein, protein MKKIYLSLAILAGIGLAGCNDSFLEHAPVTSLTENNAFRSYDNFKSFAWPCYEIFKDNNIANTINGTGQGSCYAGDMNAGYLESRANESGNDYAFGRVQSVASGNGWGFSGTFRRANILLANIDKSEMTDAEKDHWRAVGYFFHSYWYMELINRFGAVPWVNTALNENSPEAYGPRVDREIVADSVLNRLKWAEANIGDFEKQDGANTINRDCIRAAISRFALREATWRKYHGIDGAQKFFDECIRVSRLLMNDYPTLYYGTDGQPAAGYGEMWTTEDLGKVPGVILYMEFVQDIKMANFSALEHMDSHNVEMNQHTVDLYLCKDGKPIATSANYHGDKTPYATFRDRDPRLYHVVMPPYKVKAKVKTKEDPRTWDYTDDPADREYIDIMGPNESCDNPGIGMKRLPGQNWSASLVPSSPNFMGGIGATGFVRSRSGYYFWKNWSNWETNRNGGVTLNTSDKPIFKIEEVLLNYAEAMCETGQFTQAVADESINKLRRRAGVADMKVADIDDSFDPNRGRYYPKGNEQGVLVDPVLWEVRRERIVELMGEGFGFYDIRRWRMAPWFLNRQFKGMWMTKDKFRHGAQFLLNETTGGPDPADGAMTEGYIYLQPDPIKAGEGWQERYYLYEVPTQEIILNPALAPNNPGWE, encoded by the coding sequence ATGAAAAAGATATATCTATCATTGGCTATTTTAGCCGGAATCGGACTGGCCGGATGTAATGACAGCTTTCTGGAGCATGCGCCTGTCACCAGTCTGACAGAAAATAATGCTTTTAGATCTTATGATAACTTTAAGTCGTTTGCATGGCCTTGTTATGAGATATTCAAGGATAATAATATAGCCAATACCATTAACGGAACCGGACAAGGTTCCTGCTATGCAGGTGATATGAATGCCGGATACTTGGAAAGCCGTGCCAATGAGTCGGGCAATGACTATGCTTTCGGAAGAGTTCAGAGTGTAGCTTCGGGCAATGGTTGGGGCTTTTCCGGCACATTCCGTCGTGCCAATATTTTGCTTGCTAACATCGATAAGTCGGAAATGACCGATGCCGAAAAGGACCATTGGCGTGCAGTAGGGTATTTTTTCCATTCATACTGGTACATGGAGCTTATCAATCGTTTTGGGGCGGTGCCTTGGGTTAATACGGCCCTTAACGAAAATTCTCCTGAGGCTTACGGTCCCCGTGTTGACCGCGAAATTGTGGCCGATTCCGTATTGAACCGTTTGAAATGGGCTGAAGCGAATATTGGAGATTTTGAGAAGCAAGATGGTGCAAATACCATTAATCGCGATTGTATTCGTGCGGCTATCTCACGATTTGCGTTGCGTGAAGCCACTTGGCGCAAATATCACGGAATAGACGGAGCTCAGAAGTTCTTTGACGAATGTATTCGGGTGTCCCGTCTGTTGATGAATGATTACCCTACTCTTTATTACGGAACAGACGGTCAGCCCGCAGCCGGATATGGAGAGATGTGGACAACAGAAGATTTGGGCAAAGTGCCGGGTGTCATCTTGTATATGGAGTTTGTTCAAGACATCAAGATGGCCAATTTTAGTGCATTGGAACATATGGATAGCCACAATGTAGAGATGAATCAGCATACTGTTGACCTTTATCTGTGTAAAGATGGCAAGCCGATTGCTACTTCTGCAAATTATCATGGAGATAAAACTCCCTATGCTACTTTCCGTGACCGTGATCCGCGTTTATATCACGTAGTAATGCCACCGTATAAAGTGAAAGCAAAGGTGAAGACGAAAGAAGATCCCAGAACATGGGATTATACCGATGATCCGGCAGATCGTGAATATATCGATATTATGGGTCCTAACGAATCCTGTGATAATCCCGGTATTGGTATGAAACGCCTTCCCGGACAGAACTGGAGTGCTTCATTGGTACCTTCTTCACCAAACTTTATGGGGGGTATCGGAGCTACAGGTTTTGTGAGAAGCCGCTCGGGATATTATTTCTGGAAGAATTGGAGCAACTGGGAAACGAACCGTAACGGAGGTGTCACTCTGAACACATCGGATAAGCCTATCTTTAAGATCGAAGAGGTTTTATTGAATTATGCCGAAGCCATGTGTGAGACCGGACAGTTCACTCAGGCAGTGGCCGACGAATCTATTAATAAGTTGCGTAGACGCGCCGGTGTGGCCGATATGAAGGTTGCCGATATTGATGATAGTTTTGATCCGAACCGTGGACGCTATTATCCGAAAGGAAATGAACAAGGTGTTCTGGTAGATCCTGTTTTATGGGAAGTGCGCCGTGAACGTATTGTCGAGCTAATGGGTGAAGGCTTCGGATTCTACGATATCCGCCGTTGGAGAATGGCGCCCTGGTTCCTTAACCGCCAGTTTAAAGGAATGTGGATGACGAAAGATAAGTTCAGACATGGTGCCCAGTTCTTATTGAATGAAACGACCGGTGGACCGGACCCTGCCGACGGAGCCATGACAGAAGGATATATTTATTTACAACCGGACCCTATCAAAGCAGGTGAAGGCTGGCAGGAGAGATATTATCTTTATGAGGTTCCTACTCAAGAAATTATCTTGAATCCGGCACTTGCACCTAACAATCCGGGGTGGGAATAA